One region of Zingiber officinale cultivar Zhangliang chromosome 7B, Zo_v1.1, whole genome shotgun sequence genomic DNA includes:
- the LOC122005321 gene encoding uncharacterized protein LOC122005321 yields the protein MLYFYFSRYYWILTIVNEDKNMIYLLDSMSNRNRDDAWKTMVTNGVKMYNASKGIAKAPGFKQLTGNLKQSGFVECGYCVMRYMKEIVECENLQLEKMFAGTIKNQYYNQSQYDEVRSEWSEFIYSYLDA from the exons atgttatatttttattttagcaGGTACTATTGGATCTTGACTATTGTCAATGAagataaaaatatgatatatttattggactctaTGTCTAATAGAAACCGAGACGATGCATGGAAAACTATGGTGACAAA tggggtcaagatGTACAATGCCTCAAAGGGTATTGCTAAAGCACCAGGTTTTAAGCAATTGACG GGTAATCTAAAACAAAGTGGTtttgttgaatgtggatattgtgtgatgaggtacatgaaagagatagttgAATGTGAAAATCTACAGTTGGAGAAGATG TTTGCAGGAACAATCAAGAATCAATATTACAACCAATCTcaatatgatgaagtcagaagtgaatggagcgaatttATCTACTCGTATCTAGATGCCTAA